One window of the Thunnus albacares chromosome 3, fThuAlb1.1, whole genome shotgun sequence genome contains the following:
- the LOC122977400 gene encoding uncharacterized protein LOC122977400, translating to MGHQNTEMDIESLQKSDRRRGGWLDLFLVVSIIFLFVAVTAVAVGGVTVVMELRSELNSSPPSLEAENLRLRDTSSPAYKMQKFAYLEANSSEVKNFTMSWDSVKYGTGDSVGSNFYFNKKQQSLELKQAGTYFMYIDLKFTCTQSCSPGLLSVRLGDKLTCEVELPADPKPVSRKCWTVTRVEENTRLLAQMTVPKVEKQYWKLELSSGFGMFLVD from the exons ATGGGacaccaaaacacagaaatggaCATAGAGTCTCTTCAGAAGAGCGACCGCCGGCGTGGAGGCTGGCTGGACCTTTTCCTCGTCGTGTCTATTATTTTCCTATTTGTGGCGGTGACGGCTGTGGCTGTCGGTGGAGTGACGGTTGTGATGGAGCTGCGGTCCGAATTGaactcctctcctccctccctagAGGCTGAGAATTTAAGGTTAAGAGACACATCATCCCCAGCatacaag ATGCAGAAATTTGCCTACCTGGAAGCCAACTCAA GCGAGGTGAAGAACTTCACCATGTCCTGGGATTCAGTCAAATACGGCACAGGGGATTCTGTCGGAAGCAACTTCTATTTTAACAAAAAGCAACAATCACTGGAGCTCAAACAGGCAGGGACCTACTTCATGTACATTGATCTCAAATTCACCTGCACCCAGAGTTGCAGCCCAGGTCTCCTCAGTGTGCGTCTGGGTGATAAGCTCACCTGTGAGGTGGAGCTTCCAGCAGACCCAAAACCTGTGAGCAGGAAGTGCTGGACAGTGACCCGGGTGGAAGAGAACACACGGCTGCTCGCTCAGATGACTGTACCAAAGGTGGAAAAGCAGTACTGGAAACTGGAGCTCAGCTCAGGATTCGGGATGTTCCTCGTGGACTAA
- the LOC122976778 gene encoding tumor necrosis factor ligand superfamily member 14-like isoform X2 → MADGDVGIGPQVFVVDTQANFVSLPGTKKPMWAHVGQKFLLLLVGLTLLGLVVEGFFIYKLYKQNEALFLCKSYPLCQNLSTPTTSAHQGGNVMGRVGHEVQPHPQQLQNRPFAHLIGPNSVGQTSEVQWVKDGDAFTNNMSYNNGRLSIKKEGYYYLYSNVQLDARDECVVIQHKIMKETKAYGKPIELMKSKNTRCQTPKTSSGKTVTVEDLRQSFLAGIFHLESGDQIFVTLDNIQKMRPGPTENFMGAFMVSP, encoded by the exons ATGGCAGATGGTGATGTGGGTATTGGCCCCCAGGTGTTCGTGGTGGACACTCAGGCCAACTTCGTCTCCTTACCCGGTACAAAAAAACCAATGTGGGCACATGTAGGCCAAAAGTTTCTTCTCTTGCTGGTAGGATTGACCTTGTTGGGACTTGTTGTCGAGGGATTTTTCATCTACAAACTATACAAGCAAAACGAG GCACTTTTCCTCTGTAAGTCTTATCCTCTCTGCCAGAACCTGTCCACTCCTACAACATCTGCCCATCAA GGTGGCAATGTAATGGGTCGAGTGGGGCATGAAG TGCAACCACATCCGCAACAGCTCCAAAATAGGCCCTTTGCTCACCTGATTG GCCCCAACTCTGTAGGGCAGACAAGTGAAGTGCAGTGGGTTAAAGACGGTGATGCCTTCACCAACAACATGAGCTACAACAATGGCCGGCTGTCAATCAAGAAGGAAGGCTACTACTACCTCTACTCCAACGTGCAATTAGATGCTAGAGATGAGTGTGTGGTTATCCAGCACAAGATCATGAAAGAAACCAAAGCCTATGGCAAACCTATAGAGCTTATGAAATCAAAAAA TACGCGCTGCCAGACCCCGAAAACTTCAAGTGGGAAGACTGTTACTGTGGAGGATCTGCGGCAGAGTTTCCTGGCTGGGATCTTCCACCTGGAGAGTGGAGATCAAATTTTTGTCACACTGGACAATATACAGAAGATGCGTCCAGGACCTACTGAGAACTTCATGGGGGCCTTTATGGTATCTCCTTAG
- the LOC122976778 gene encoding tumor necrosis factor ligand superfamily member 14-like isoform X1, with product MADGDVGIGPQVFVVDTQANFVSLPGTKKPMWAHVGQKFLLLLVGLTLLGLVVEGFFIYKLYKQNEALFLCKSYPLCQNLSTPTTSAHQGGNVMGRVGHEDSNDIPTVQPHPQQLQNRPFAHLIGPNSVGQTSEVQWVKDGDAFTNNMSYNNGRLSIKKEGYYYLYSNVQLDARDECVVIQHKIMKETKAYGKPIELMKSKNTRCQTPKTSSGKTVTVEDLRQSFLAGIFHLESGDQIFVTLDNIQKMRPGPTENFMGAFMVSP from the exons ATGGCAGATGGTGATGTGGGTATTGGCCCCCAGGTGTTCGTGGTGGACACTCAGGCCAACTTCGTCTCCTTACCCGGTACAAAAAAACCAATGTGGGCACATGTAGGCCAAAAGTTTCTTCTCTTGCTGGTAGGATTGACCTTGTTGGGACTTGTTGTCGAGGGATTTTTCATCTACAAACTATACAAGCAAAACGAG GCACTTTTCCTCTGTAAGTCTTATCCTCTCTGCCAGAACCTGTCCACTCCTACAACATCTGCCCATCAA GGTGGCAATGTAATGGGTCGAGTGGGGCATGAAG ACTCCAATGACATTCCCACAGTGCAACCACATCCGCAACAGCTCCAAAATAGGCCCTTTGCTCACCTGATTG GCCCCAACTCTGTAGGGCAGACAAGTGAAGTGCAGTGGGTTAAAGACGGTGATGCCTTCACCAACAACATGAGCTACAACAATGGCCGGCTGTCAATCAAGAAGGAAGGCTACTACTACCTCTACTCCAACGTGCAATTAGATGCTAGAGATGAGTGTGTGGTTATCCAGCACAAGATCATGAAAGAAACCAAAGCCTATGGCAAACCTATAGAGCTTATGAAATCAAAAAA TACGCGCTGCCAGACCCCGAAAACTTCAAGTGGGAAGACTGTTACTGTGGAGGATCTGCGGCAGAGTTTCCTGGCTGGGATCTTCCACCTGGAGAGTGGAGATCAAATTTTTGTCACACTGGACAATATACAGAAGATGCGTCCAGGACCTACTGAGAACTTCATGGGGGCCTTTATGGTATCTCCTTAG